The proteins below are encoded in one region of Aeromonas jandaei:
- a CDS encoding cryptochrome/photolyase family protein, with translation MELRLLLGDQLNAAHSWFRTLDPAICYLMAELRQETDYCRHHRQKVLAFFAAMRTFAAALTQAGHCVCYLTLDESARWPDLPSLLAAQIAAHQADSFAWQSPDEWRLASQLKSWAAGLAIPATEVESEHFLTPRDGWQRYPHSRMEFFYRALRKQYRVLLDERGQPLGGRWNFDDENRAKLPERQPIPAPLTFANEVSEIDTMLTRHGVSTIGEADASALPWPITRRQSRELLAHFLAHCLPHFGRYQDALSERGWSLFHSRLSFSLNSKMLHPLEVIRAAEAHWQANQATITLAQVEGFIRQILGWREFVRALYWEKMPDYQRTNFLGANRPLPGFFWSGETNMACVRHAINQSLEHGYAHHIQRLMVTGNFALLAGIDPDEVDAWYLGIYVDAIEWVELPNTRGMSQFADGGLMGSKPYASSGAYLERMGHYCKGCHYQVKARHGDGSCPFNSLYWHFLWRNRDKLGSNPRLALPYANWDGQAAEQQQAILATAEQYLIQLEQL, from the coding sequence AATCTGCTATCTGATGGCGGAGCTGCGCCAGGAGACCGACTACTGCCGCCACCATCGTCAGAAGGTGCTGGCCTTCTTTGCCGCCATGCGCACCTTCGCAGCGGCACTCACCCAAGCGGGCCACTGCGTCTGTTACCTGACCCTTGATGAGAGCGCCCGCTGGCCCGACTTGCCCAGCCTGCTGGCAGCCCAAATTGCGGCGCATCAGGCCGACAGCTTTGCCTGGCAGAGCCCGGATGAATGGCGCCTCGCCAGCCAGTTGAAAAGCTGGGCGGCGGGCCTTGCCATCCCTGCTACCGAGGTGGAGAGCGAGCATTTTCTCACTCCCCGCGATGGCTGGCAGCGCTATCCCCATAGCCGGATGGAGTTCTTCTACCGCGCCTTGCGCAAGCAATACCGAGTGCTGCTCGATGAGCGCGGCCAACCCCTTGGCGGGCGCTGGAATTTTGATGACGAGAACCGAGCCAAGCTGCCGGAGCGTCAGCCGATCCCGGCCCCCCTCACCTTTGCCAACGAGGTGAGCGAGATTGATACCATGCTGACCCGCCACGGGGTCAGCACCATCGGCGAGGCGGATGCCAGCGCCCTACCGTGGCCTATCACAAGGCGCCAGAGTCGCGAGCTGCTGGCCCATTTTCTGGCGCACTGCCTGCCCCACTTTGGCCGCTATCAGGATGCCCTGAGCGAGCGCGGCTGGAGCCTGTTTCACAGCCGCCTGTCGTTTTCCCTCAACAGCAAGATGCTTCATCCGCTTGAGGTGATCCGCGCAGCCGAAGCCCACTGGCAGGCCAATCAGGCCACCATCACGCTGGCGCAGGTGGAGGGTTTTATCCGCCAGATCCTCGGTTGGCGCGAGTTCGTGCGCGCCCTCTACTGGGAGAAGATGCCCGATTATCAGCGCACCAATTTTCTCGGGGCTAACCGGCCGCTGCCCGGCTTTTTCTGGAGCGGTGAAACAAACATGGCCTGTGTGCGCCACGCCATAAACCAATCCCTTGAGCACGGTTACGCCCACCATATCCAGCGGCTGATGGTGACCGGCAACTTTGCCCTGCTGGCGGGGATCGATCCTGACGAGGTGGATGCCTGGTATCTCGGTATCTATGTAGATGCCATCGAGTGGGTGGAGCTGCCCAACACCCGCGGCATGAGCCAGTTTGCCGATGGCGGCCTGATGGGCAGCAAGCCCTACGCCAGCAGCGGCGCCTATCTCGAGCGGATGGGCCACTACTGCAAGGGGTGCCATTATCAGGTCAAAGCCCGCCACGGCGATGGGAGTTGCCCCTTCAACAGCCTCTACTGGCACTTTCTTTGGCGCAATCGGGACAAACTTGGCAGCAATCCTCGCCTCGCCCTCCCCTATGCCAACTGGGATGGCCAAGCCGCCGAACAGCAGCAGGCCATTCTGGCGACGGCGGAGCAGTACCTGATCCAGCTGGAGCAGCTGTAA
- a CDS encoding D-amino acid dehydrogenase, whose product MKTSLRKDDMEIVVLGGGVIGVTSAWYLAKAGHKVTLLERQGGVALETSHANAGQISPGYAAPWAAPGIPLKAAKWMLQKHAPFTVRPTADPFQLRWMLKMLANCTPTAYATNKGRMVRLAEYSRDCMKALRDELNIDYEGRQLGTLQLFRSQSQLDASQRDIEVLEEYGVPYQSLDASGCEAAEPALARVRGKIVGGLRLPGDETGDCFRFTKALAVEAEKLGVKFVFNCDIDEIEQARGRAVAVRAGEQRYRADAIVCALGSYATGFLRPLLRPLGLELPVYPVKGYSLTLPMINAEAAPRSTVLDETYKVAITRFDERIRVGGMAELSGYNLALNPRRHDTLAMVVGDLFPEGGDISKAEFWTGLRPMTPDGTPLVGPSPIPGLWLNTGHGTLGWTMAAGSGQLLCDLISGSEPAISDEGLTLARYG is encoded by the coding sequence ATAAAAACGAGTCTAAGGAAAGACGATATGGAGATAGTGGTTCTCGGTGGCGGCGTGATTGGGGTAACCAGCGCCTGGTATCTGGCCAAAGCGGGTCACAAGGTGACCCTGCTGGAGCGACAAGGGGGCGTCGCCCTTGAAACCAGCCATGCCAACGCCGGGCAGATATCCCCGGGCTATGCAGCCCCCTGGGCAGCTCCCGGCATCCCCCTCAAGGCGGCCAAGTGGATGTTGCAAAAGCATGCCCCCTTCACCGTGCGCCCCACTGCTGATCCCTTCCAGCTGCGCTGGATGCTGAAGATGCTCGCCAACTGCACTCCAACCGCCTATGCCACCAACAAGGGGCGCATGGTGCGTCTGGCCGAATACAGCCGCGACTGTATGAAGGCACTGCGCGACGAGCTCAACATCGATTACGAAGGGCGCCAGCTCGGCACCCTGCAACTGTTCAGAAGCCAGTCCCAGCTCGATGCCAGTCAACGCGATATCGAGGTGCTGGAGGAGTATGGCGTCCCCTACCAGTCGCTTGATGCCAGCGGCTGCGAAGCGGCAGAGCCTGCGCTGGCGCGGGTACGCGGCAAAATCGTCGGCGGCCTGCGCCTGCCCGGCGACGAGACCGGCGACTGCTTCCGCTTCACCAAGGCCCTTGCCGTTGAAGCCGAGAAGCTCGGGGTCAAGTTCGTCTTCAACTGCGACATCGACGAGATTGAGCAAGCCCGCGGCCGCGCCGTGGCGGTGCGGGCGGGCGAGCAGCGCTATCGCGCCGATGCCATCGTCTGTGCGCTGGGCAGCTATGCCACCGGTTTTCTGCGGCCGCTGCTGCGCCCGCTCGGGCTGGAGCTGCCGGTCTATCCGGTCAAGGGCTACTCCCTCACCCTGCCGATGATCAACGCCGAGGCCGCGCCGCGCAGTACCGTGCTGGACGAGACCTACAAGGTGGCCATCACCCGTTTTGACGAGCGGATCCGGGTCGGCGGCATGGCGGAGCTGTCGGGCTACAACCTCGCCCTTAATCCGAGGCGCCACGACACTCTGGCGATGGTGGTCGGCGATCTCTTCCCCGAAGGGGGCGATATCAGCAAGGCCGAGTTCTGGACCGGTCTGCGCCCCATGACGCCGGATGGCACCCCGCTGGTAGGGCCCAGCCCCATTCCCGGTCTCTGGCTCAATACCGGCCACGGCACCCTGGGCTGGACCATGGCGGCCGGTTCGGGTCAGCTGTTGTGCGATCTTATCAGCGGCAGCGAGCCCGCCATCAGCGATGAGGGGCTCACCCTGGCCCGTTACGGCTAA
- the asd gene encoding aspartate-semialdehyde dehydrogenase, whose protein sequence is MKKVGLVGWRGMVGSVLMSRMQEEQDFAHIQPTFFTTSQAGEAAPNFGVDAGTLQDAFDIEALTRQDIIITAQGGDYTKDVYPRLKAAGWQGYWIDAASALRMEKDAVIILDPVNGDVIEQALNNGIKTFVGGNCTVSLMLLALGGLFKADLVEWVSVATYQAASGGGARHMRELVTQMGMLRDEVAVELADPASAILDIERKITEKTRSGTLPVDNFGVPLAGGLIPWIDTKLDNGQSREEWKGQAETNKILGIENAVIPVDGLCVRIGALRCHSQAFTIKLKKDVPLAEIEALLAAHNDWVKVIPNDRDITARELTPAAVTGTLSIPVGRLRKLNMGPEYLAAFTVGDQLLWGAAEPLRRMLRILLAR, encoded by the coding sequence ATGAAAAAAGTAGGTTTGGTCGGTTGGCGTGGCATGGTGGGATCGGTTCTGATGAGCCGGATGCAGGAAGAGCAGGATTTCGCCCATATTCAACCCACCTTCTTCACCACCTCCCAGGCCGGTGAGGCCGCCCCCAACTTCGGCGTCGATGCCGGTACTCTGCAGGACGCCTTCGATATCGAGGCGCTGACCAGGCAGGATATCATCATCACCGCCCAGGGCGGCGACTACACCAAGGATGTCTATCCGCGCCTGAAAGCCGCCGGCTGGCAGGGTTACTGGATTGACGCCGCCTCCGCTCTGCGGATGGAGAAAGACGCCGTCATCATTCTGGATCCGGTCAACGGCGATGTCATCGAGCAGGCCCTGAACAACGGCATCAAGACCTTCGTTGGCGGCAACTGCACCGTCAGCCTGATGCTGCTGGCCCTCGGCGGCCTGTTCAAGGCCGATCTGGTGGAGTGGGTCAGCGTGGCCACCTATCAAGCCGCCTCCGGTGGCGGTGCCCGCCATATGCGCGAGCTGGTCACCCAGATGGGGATGCTGCGTGACGAAGTGGCGGTCGAGCTGGCAGACCCTGCCTCCGCCATTCTCGACATCGAGCGCAAGATCACCGAGAAGACCCGCTCCGGCACCCTGCCGGTGGACAACTTCGGCGTACCGCTGGCCGGTGGCCTTATCCCCTGGATCGACACCAAGCTCGACAACGGCCAGAGCCGTGAAGAGTGGAAGGGTCAGGCCGAGACCAACAAGATTTTGGGTATCGAGAACGCCGTCATTCCGGTGGATGGTCTCTGCGTGCGGATCGGCGCCCTGCGCTGCCACAGCCAGGCGTTCACCATCAAGCTGAAAAAGGATGTGCCGCTGGCGGAGATCGAAGCCCTGCTGGCAGCCCACAACGACTGGGTAAAAGTGATCCCCAACGATCGCGATATCACCGCCCGCGAGCTGACCCCGGCGGCCGTCACCGGCACCCTCAGCATTCCGGTGGGCCGTCTGCGCAAGCTCAATATGGGCCCGGAGTATCTGGCCGCCTTTACCGTGGGTGACCAGCTGCTGTGGGGCGCCGCCGAGCCGCTGCGCCGCATGCTGCGTATCCTGCTGGCGCGTTAA
- the fdhD gene encoding formate dehydrogenase accessory sulfurtransferase FdhD has translation MREVIELEARSEQNEQREPSEQNELARCAIHREVVHYRADTLTCDSEMELPSETPVALVYNGIAHSVMMCSASDLEDFAIGFSLSEGIIDSLLDIHDIEQIDGCQGIELHITLANRCVHRLKEKRRTMAGRTGCGICGSESLEQVIRTQPSLPDSQRLAVGHIDKVLNALRPLQLLGQRTGATHAAVHLDGEGNILAIREDVGRHIALDKLVGHLCRTGRRDGAILVTSRASFEMVQKCASAGVEILLAISAATELAVERAEQTGLTLVGFCRPGRAEIYSGCQRILLK, from the coding sequence ATGAGAGAGGTCATAGAGCTTGAGGCGCGGAGCGAGCAGAACGAGCAGAGAGAACCGAGCGAACAGAACGAGCTGGCACGCTGCGCCATCCACCGCGAGGTGGTGCACTACCGTGCCGATACCTTGACCTGCGACAGCGAGATGGAGCTCCCCTCCGAGACGCCGGTGGCGCTGGTCTACAACGGCATCGCTCACAGCGTGATGATGTGCTCGGCCTCCGATCTGGAGGATTTTGCCATCGGCTTCTCGCTCTCCGAGGGGATCATCGACAGCCTGCTCGATATCCACGACATCGAGCAGATTGACGGCTGTCAGGGGATTGAGCTGCATATCACGTTGGCCAATCGCTGCGTCCATCGCCTCAAAGAGAAGCGGCGCACCATGGCGGGGCGCACCGGTTGCGGCATCTGCGGCAGCGAGAGTCTGGAGCAGGTGATCCGCACCCAGCCAAGCTTGCCCGACAGTCAGCGTCTGGCGGTGGGCCATATCGACAAGGTATTGAACGCGCTGCGCCCGCTCCAGCTGCTGGGCCAGCGCACCGGCGCTACCCATGCGGCAGTGCATCTGGATGGTGAGGGCAATATTCTTGCCATCCGCGAGGATGTGGGACGCCATATTGCGCTGGACAAGCTGGTAGGCCATCTGTGCCGCACTGGTCGCCGTGACGGTGCCATTCTGGTTACCAGCCGCGCCAGCTTCGAGATGGTGCAAAAGTGCGCCAGCGCCGGGGTCGAGATCTTGCTCGCCATCTCGGCTGCTACCGAGCTTGCGGTCGAGCGGGCCGAGCAGACCGGCCTGACGCTGGTGGGTTTTTGCCGCCCCGGGCGGGCCGAGATCTACAGTGGGTGCCAGCGTATCCTGCTCAAGTAA